A DNA window from Sphingomonas changnyeongensis contains the following coding sequences:
- a CDS encoding oligosaccharide flippase family protein, translating to MKANAIANYLGRAWTTLVGLLSLPLFLLLLGSEAYGLIGAFAVVQAWTMLLDFGLTPTLNLEMSRARAGSKSWQSTANLLRSIELLSIAIAAIALVTVALMSGMLTRTWLQPQSLARSDVQYAVVCMGALAAIRWIEQVYRGAIQGIEDQVWLNGALVTVETLRWGGALLVIRFIEPNVLLFFGWNLMVAIGSASILRRRVKMVLRAQGAGPARPDLAELKAVRGFAGGMFLSALLTFLLTQADKIVVGSMASLSDFGLYSLAATAAAGLLQLVQPLTTAILPRFTALAAARRQIDLSDAFRAASEWMAVAVAPVGLLVLALPEHALMAWTGQPVVARAAAPTLSLLMLASLFNALANIPYMLQLAHGWTSLTNKLNALLILAMLPAMMWAAEDMGAAGAAGVLAALNLASMLILSWLVLSRLLPAERLRWAMVTVAMPLLLGGGVALALRLLLPPIGGRAAAFLQLGFGFFAITLTMLLIMPHPRRALLVRVRQRVRAFGL from the coding sequence GTGAAAGCCAACGCCATCGCCAACTATCTCGGCCGTGCCTGGACGACTCTCGTCGGGCTGCTGTCCCTGCCGCTCTTCCTGCTGCTGCTGGGCAGCGAGGCCTATGGCCTGATCGGCGCGTTCGCAGTCGTCCAGGCCTGGACCATGCTGCTCGATTTCGGCCTGACGCCAACGCTCAATCTCGAAATGTCGCGCGCGCGGGCTGGATCGAAATCCTGGCAGTCCACTGCCAACCTGCTGCGATCGATCGAGTTGCTGAGCATCGCAATCGCGGCAATCGCCCTGGTCACGGTGGCGCTCATGTCCGGCATGCTGACAAGGACGTGGCTCCAGCCCCAGAGCCTGGCCCGAAGCGACGTGCAATATGCGGTTGTCTGCATGGGCGCGCTTGCGGCGATACGCTGGATCGAACAGGTGTATCGCGGGGCCATTCAGGGCATCGAGGATCAGGTCTGGCTCAACGGCGCGCTCGTGACCGTTGAAACGCTGCGCTGGGGCGGCGCGCTGCTCGTTATCAGGTTCATCGAGCCGAACGTCCTGCTGTTCTTCGGCTGGAATCTGATGGTAGCGATCGGCTCTGCTTCAATCCTGCGACGCCGCGTGAAGATGGTCCTCCGCGCGCAGGGTGCCGGCCCCGCCCGCCCGGACCTGGCCGAACTGAAGGCGGTTCGCGGCTTTGCGGGCGGGATGTTCCTCAGTGCCCTCCTCACCTTCCTGCTGACCCAGGCCGACAAGATCGTTGTGGGCAGCATGGCGTCTTTGTCGGATTTCGGTCTTTACAGCCTGGCCGCGACGGCGGCGGCGGGCCTGCTCCAGCTTGTCCAGCCGCTGACCACTGCCATTCTGCCACGTTTCACCGCGTTGGCCGCGGCACGTCGGCAAATCGACCTGAGTGACGCATTCCGAGCCGCAAGCGAATGGATGGCGGTGGCCGTGGCTCCGGTCGGGCTGCTGGTGCTGGCGCTCCCCGAGCACGCGCTGATGGCCTGGACAGGGCAGCCCGTAGTCGCGCGCGCAGCCGCGCCGACGCTGTCGCTGCTGATGCTGGCCAGCCTGTTCAACGCCCTCGCGAACATCCCTTACATGCTGCAGCTCGCCCATGGCTGGACATCGCTGACGAACAAGCTGAACGCCCTCCTCATCCTGGCGATGCTGCCGGCCATGATGTGGGCGGCAGAAGACATGGGCGCCGCCGGTGCGGCGGGCGTGCTCGCGGCGCTCAATCTTGCCTCGATGCTCATCCTGTCCTGGCTGGTTCTGTCCCGCCTGCTGCCGGCGGAACGCCTGCGGTGGGCGATGGTGACGGTTGCGATGCCGCTCCTGCTCGGCGGCGGTGTCGCGCTTGCGCTCCGCCTGCTGTTACCACCCATTGGCGGGCGCGCAGCGGCCTTTCTGCAGCTTGGCTTTGGCTTCTTCGCGATCACGTTGACAATGCTGCTGATCATGCCGCATCCGCGGCGCGCGCTGCTGGTGCGGGTGCGCCAGCGGGTTCGGGCCTTCGGCCTCTAG